The proteins below are encoded in one region of Gopherus flavomarginatus isolate rGopFla2 chromosome 12, rGopFla2.mat.asm, whole genome shotgun sequence:
- the LOC127032790 gene encoding LOW QUALITY PROTEIN: zinc finger protein 569-like (The sequence of the model RefSeq protein was modified relative to this genomic sequence to represent the inferred CDS: inserted 2 bases in 1 codon) — protein sequence MPVTFEEVAVYFTEGQGVLLDPGQITLYRDVMQENYETVTSLGLPIPKPDLVARLEAGEEPWVPDLQASEERKIPRDTHTAGDKTKSENEEENPQQEGPEQVEMQGTILRSDSNFSRCLEQRTAWSNWHKSERKLGNSPRKKMDESIECGRGGNSPKETTAQQSNHKKKRSYKCLDCGKSFSWLSGFIKHGRIHTGERPYECLKCRKTFSQHSGLVSHGRIHTGERPYKCLDCGKSFSQLSGLICHRRIHTGERPYKCSDCGKSFSAPSALIVHQRIHTGEKPYKCLECGKSFSQSSGLTSHGKIHTGEQPYKCLECGKSFSDRSALLIHQKTHTGEESLKCLDCGKSFSQRSSLIKHGRIHKGEKPFTCLNCGKSFSESSSLIKHGRIHTGEKPYKCLDCGKSFSQSSGLISHGKIHTGEGPYKCPECGKNFSAPSTLIIHQRAHTGEKPYKCLDCGKSFSRTSGLISHERIHTGEKPFKCLDCGNSFSQRSSLIKHERIHTGEKPFKCLDCGNSFRQRASLIMHGRIHTGEKPFKCLDCGKNFSQRSSLIKHGRIHTXGKPNKCLDEGKSFSPRS from the exons ATgccggtgacctttgaggaggtggctgtgtatttcactgaGGGGCAGGGGGTTCTGCTGGATCCCGGTCAGATaaccctctacagggatgtcatgcaggagaattatgagactgtgacctcgctgg GACTCCCCATTCCCAAACCTGACCTAGTCGCCCGGCTGGAAgcaggggaagagccgtgggtcccgGATCTCCAAGCCTCCGAGGAAAGGAAGATCCCAAGAGACACCCACACAG cagGTGACAAGACAAagagtgagaatgaggaggagaatcCACAGCAGGAAGGTCCTGAGCAAGTGGAAATGCAGGGGACCATTTTGAGATCTGACAGTAATTTTTCCCGGTGCTTGGAACAGAGAACAGCCTGGAGTAATTGGCACAAATCAGAGAGGAAGCTGGGAAACAGCCCAAGAAAGAAAATGGATGAATCCATTGAATGTGGGAGAGGAGGCAATAGTCCCAAGGAAACCACAGCCCAGCAATCAAATCACAAAAAAAAGAGATCCTataaatgcttggactgtgggaagagcttcagtTGGCTGTCTGGCTTTATAAAGcatgggagaatccacacaggagagagaccctatgaatgcttgAAGTGTAGGAAAACTTTTAGTCAGCACTCAGGCCTTGTTAGCcatgggagaatccacacaggagagcgaccctataaatgccttgactgtgggaaaagctttagtcaGCTCTCAGGGCTTATTTGCCAtaggagaatccacacgggagagaggcCATATAAATGTTCTgattgtgggaaaagcttcagtgcaCCATCTGCCCTTATtgtacatcagagaatccacactggagagaaaccttATAAATGcttggagtgtgggaaaagtttcagtcaGAGCTCTGGCCTTACTAGCCATGggaaaatccacacaggagagcaaccatataaatgccttgagtgtgggaaaagttttagtGACAGATCAGCCCTTCTTATACATCAGAAAACACACACGGGAGAGGAATCTTTaaaatgcttggactgtgggaaaagttttagtCAGCGCTCAAGCCTTATTAAACATGGGAGAATCCACAAGGGAGAGAAACCCTTTACATGTTtgaactgtgggaaaagtttcagtgaGAGCTCAAGCCTTATTAAGCATGggagaatccacacgggggagaaaccttataaatgcttggactgtgggaaaagtttcagtcaGAGCTCTGGCCTTATTAGTCATGggaaaatccacacaggagagggaCCATATAAATgccctgagtgtgggaaaaatttCAGTGCACCATCAACCCTTATTATACATCAGAGAgcccacacaggggagaaaccttataaatgcttggactgtgggaaaagttttagtCGGACCTCAGGCCTTATTAGCCATGAAAGAATCCACACCGGAGAGAAACCTTTtaaatgcttggactgtgggaacaGTTTCAGTCAACGCTCAAGCCTTATTAAACATgaaagaatccacacaggagagaaaccctttAAATGCTTGGACTGTGGAAACAGTTTCAGACAGCGCGCAAGCCTTATTATGcatgggagaatccacacaggagagaaaccctttaaatgcttggactgtgggaaaaattTCAGTCAGCGCTCAAGCCTTATTAAGCatgggagaatccacac agggaaACCCAATAAATGCTTGGATgaagggaaaagcttcagtccCAGGTCATAA